The Salvia splendens isolate huo1 chromosome 21, SspV2, whole genome shotgun sequence genome includes a window with the following:
- the LOC121785224 gene encoding uncharacterized protein LOC121785224: MKEKSSRLKQLISMVSCMTRAKCIAVRSKTDAMRALLMLTSLTLLSKKKSFSIATITTKINHIFHHHHHHESGDEIDDNDPSKAIVLNSSNSAASCCKDISGGCETIREFYGGGDDDDDKYPDLRHSLFEEEEKELAELLDDLNSQI; encoded by the coding sequence ATGAAGGAAAAAAGTTCGAGGTTGAAGCAGCTGATATCAATGGTGAGTTGCATGACCAGAGCCAAATGCATAGCCGTCAGAAGCAAAACCGACGCCATGAGAGCGCTCCTCATGCTCACATCGCTCACGCTTCTCTCCAAGAAGAAGAGCTTCTCCATCGCCACCATCACCACCAAGATCAACCACAttttccaccaccaccaccaccacgaaTCTGGTGACGAAATCGACGACAATGATCCGAGCAAGGCGATCGTCCTCAACAGCAGCAACTCCGCGGCCAGCTGCTGCAAAGACATCAGCGGCGGATGTGAAACTATACGAGAATTCtacggcggcggcgacgacgatgATGATAAATATCCAGATCTGAGGCACTCGCTGttcgaggaggaggagaaggagctGGCGGAGCTGCTGGATGATCTGAATTCGCAGATTTGA
- the LOC121783927 gene encoding (+)-menthofuran synthase-like: protein MAALLLLFCFIFLDLFFFKKSPSTKRLPPSPLKLPIIGNIYLAGTLPHRSFHSLSNRHGEVMLLQFGSKPVVVASSANAAREIMKNQDLIFASRPRLSIPHRLLYGGRDVGFAAYGEHWRQRRSMCVLRLFSSKRVQSFRPIREEETSLMIEKIKRSSPGVVNLSKVFVELSNCVVSRAVLGRSYGGGSDFNRILEKFIEMMGRFDVGDFVPWLGWINRVNGVEAQVENVFKTMDEFMEGVLREYRMKKLSDDAVMNFADALLEFQKESKDSDPVEDDIIKALILDMFVAGTDTTSTALEWTMTELIRNPRTMKLLQKEVREVARSKNGKNITEDDLDKMPYLKAVSKESLRLHPPLPLALPRELTQYTNLMGYNIPSGALVLVNCWTISRDPLLWENPDEFRPERFFDTDIDYKGLHFEMIPFGAGRRGCPGIMFAMSLYELAISRLVNEFNFGLLDGDRVEDLDITEAPGIIVHKKYPLLVVPTPCAYV, encoded by the exons ATGGCAGCTCTACTACTTCTTTTCTGTTTCATCTTCCTAGACCTTTTCTTCTTCAAGAAAAGCCCCTCAACAAAGAGGCTACCACCTTCTCCATTAAAGCTTCCGATAATCGGAAATATCTACCTAGCCGGAACCCTTCCCCACCGCTCCTTCCACTCTTTATCTAACCGTCACGGCGAGGTGATGCTACTCCAATTCGGCAGCAAGCCGGTGGTCGTCGCATCTTCTGCCAACGCAGCCCGGGAGATAATGAAAAACCAAGACCTAATCTTCGCAAGCAGGCCGCGGTTGAGCATCCCCCACAGGCTACTGTACGGCGGCAGAGACGTCGGTTTCGCTGCCTACGGCGAACACTGGCGTCAGAGGCGGAGCATGTGCGTTCTCCGTCTCTTCAGCAGCAAGAGGGTTCAGTCCTTTCGTCCCATTCGAGAAGAAGAGACGTCGCTGATGATTGAGAAGATCAAGCGATCTTCGCCGGGGGTTGTGAACTTGAGCAAGGTGTTCGTGGAGCTGTCGAATTGTGTAGTCAGCAGGGCGGTGTTAGGGAGGAGCTACGGCGGAGGGAGTGATTTTAATCGGATTTTGGAGAAGTTTATTGAGATGATGGGGAGATTTGATGTGGGAGATTTCGTGCCATGGTTGGGTTGGATCAACCGTGTGAATGGTGTTGAAGCACAAgttgaaaatgtttttaaaacaatggatgaatttatggaGGGTGTGCTTCGAGAATATAGGATGAAGAAATTGAGTGATGATGCAGTTATGAATTTTGCAGACGCTTTGCTTGAGTTTCAGAAAGAGAGTAAGGATAGTGATCCCGTTGAGGATGATATAATTAAAGCTCTAATCCTA GACATGTTTGTGGCAGGAACTGACACTACATCCACAGCTTTAGAATGGACGATGACAGAACTTATAAGAAATCCAAGAACTATGAAGCTTCTTCAAAAGGAAGTGAGAGAAGTAGCAAGAAGTAAGAACGGGAAAAATATCACTGAGGATGACTTGGACAAAATGCCCTATTTGAAAGCAGTATCCAAAGAGAGTCTAAGGCTGCATCCACCTTTACCACTAGCCCTCCCTCGTGAATTAACTCAATATACTAATTTAATGGGCTACAACATCCCAAGTGGTGCACTTGTGTTGGTTAATTGTTGGACCATTTCGAGGGATCCTTTGTTATGGGAGAATCCTGATGAATTTCGTCCTGAAAGGTTCTTTGATACAGATATAGATTATAAAGGTTTGCATTTTGAGATGATTCCCTTTGGTGCTGGCCGAAGAGGTTGCCCCGGTATCATGTTTGCAATGTCATTATACGAGCTTGCTATATCAAGATTGGTAAACGAATTCAACTTTGGATTGCTTGATGGAGATAGAGTGGAGGATTTGGACATAACTGAAGCGCCTGGAATTATTGTCCATAAGAAATATCCTCTACTTGTGGTTCCTACTCCATGTGCTTATGTGTAA